In a single window of the Ancylobacter polymorphus genome:
- the rpmI gene encoding 50S ribosomal protein L35, whose amino-acid sequence MPKMKTKSGAKKRFKLSGTGKVIMAQANKRHGMIKRTNKQIRDQRGTTVMSERDAFNVRKFFLPNG is encoded by the coding sequence ATGCCCAAGATGAAGACCAAGTCCGGAGCGAAGAAGCGCTTCAAGCTCTCCGGCACCGGCAAGGTGATCATGGCCCAGGCCAATAAGCGCCACGGCATGATCAAGCGTACCAACAAGCAGATCCGCGACCAGCGCGGCACCACGGTCATGTCCGAGCGTGATGCCTTCAACGTTCGCAAGTTCTTTCTGCCCAACGGCTGA